From a single Nicotiana tomentosiformis chromosome 2, ASM39032v3, whole genome shotgun sequence genomic region:
- the LOC138906062 gene encoding uncharacterized protein — MYFDCATPREGAGTGIVFITSQGEVLPYSFTLAQRCSNNAAEYQALIFGLEMDVDMKQLQLQVFGDSKLVINQLLGSYEIKKPELVLYHKYAKKLVSWLGEVTIQHVSRKENKRADALAAITSTLSLPDQTQVAVCQRWVVPPPNDYEEEESEVEHLASGLEVEIEDWRQPLIDYLCYGILPDNPRRKTEIRRRASRFLYYKNTLYRRSFDGVLLCCLGADESLQAL, encoded by the coding sequence ATGTATTTTGATTGCGCTACACCTCGTGAAGGAGCTGGCACTGGAATAGTGTTTATTACTTCTCAAGGAGAAGTTTTGCCATATTCTTTCACTCTGGCACAACGGTGCTCCAATAATGCTGCTGAATATCAAGCGCTCATATTTGGGCTTGAAATGGATGTGGATATGAAACAATTGCAACTACAAGTTTTTGGAGACTCTAAGTTAGTGATTAATCAGCTTTTGGGTAGTTATGAGATCAAGAAGCCAGAGTTGGTCCTATATCACAAGTATGCTAAGAAACTGGTAAGTTGGCTTGGAGAGGTAACTATTCAACATGTGTCGAGAAaggaaaacaagagagctgatgcaTTAGCAGCCATAACTTCTACATTATCTTTGCCTGATCAAACGCAAGTCGCTGTTTGCCAAAGATGGGTAGTTCCTCCACCAAATGACTATGAGGAAGAAGAAAGCGAAGTTGAGCATCTTGCTTCCGGTCTTGAGGTTGAAATTGAAGATTGGCGACAACCATTAATCGATTATCTTTGTTATGGGATATTGCCGGACAATCCCCGAAGGAAGACAGAAATTCGAAGGAGAGCCTCTCGTTTTCTTTATTATAAGAATACACTCTACAGACGATCATTTGATGGAGTGCTCCTATGTTGTTTGGGGGCTGATGAATCCCTTCAAGCTCTGTAA